Genomic DNA from Paracoccus sp. MBLB3053:
TGTTGCGTCCAGTGATGTCCACCGAATGCAGGCGCGGTTCGCCGTCACCGCCCGGCGTCACACGGGTGAACATCACGACCCGCCCATTGGGGGCCCAAGTCGGGCCTTCGTCAAGGAACGATTCGGTCAGCATTTTTTCTTCCGAACCATCGGTGCGCATGACGCCGATGTGGAATTTGCCCCCGACCTGCCGCGTGAATGCGATCATGTCCCCGCGAGGCGACCAGACCGGCGTGCCATAGCGCCCTTCGCCAAAGCTGATCCGCTTGGGCTCACCCCCGCTCGCGGACATGATGTAAAGCTGCGGCTGGCCCGAGCGGTCGCTTTCGAACACGATCTGCCGGCCATCCGGGCTGAAGCTGGGCGAAGTCTCGATCGATGGGGCATTGGTCAGCGGGCGTTGCGCTCCCGAGGCCGCATCCATCTGGAAGATGTCGGTATTGCCGTTCTTCTCCAGCGAATAGACGATCCAGCGACCATCGGGGGAAAAGCGCGGCGAAAAGCTCATCGTGCCCTGCTCGCCGCCCAAGGGACGCGTCGCCAGCGAATTCACGTCAAGCATCATGACGGTCGGGAAGCCCGAAGCGAATGAGGTGTAAAGGATACGCGATCCATCCGGCGAAAAGCGCGGCGCCAGCACCAGCGCGGAATCGTCGGTCAGGAACTTCACGTTCGCGCCGTCGTAATCCATCACGCCGATCCGCTTGCGGCGCGCGTCCTTCGGGCCGCTCTCTTGCACGAATGCGACGCGGCTGTCGAAATAGGGGCCTTCGCCCGTCAGGCGGGCATAAACCTGGTCGGCCGCCTTATGGGCGGCGCGACGCCAGTTTCCGGTCCCGGCATCGAACTGCATTCCGTCGCCCAGTGGTTGACCGGCGAAGACGTCGAACAGGCGGAACTTGACGATCACCTTGCCGCCTTCGACCCGGACCGAACCGGTGATCAGCGCCTGGGCGTTGATCGCCTTCCAGTCCTCATAAGTAACCGGCGTTTCAAAGCTGGCCGGTCGCGCGATATGCGCGCTGGCCGGAATCTCGCGAAAAAGGCCCGTCCCGGTCAGGTCCGCCGCGATCAGGCTCTGGACCTGTGACAGAAGCTCACCCGCCCCACCCTCGTCATGGAAGGTGGAGATGGCAAAGGGCATCGGCTCGATCACGCCATCGGTGATCTCGATGCGAAGGGGTCCGTCCTGCGCCAAAACCGGAGCAGCGAGGCCAAGACCGGCAAGGGCCAGGGCAGAAGTCAGAAAAAGTTTACGCAACATGAATCGCCCTCGTGAGGTCTGGTTGCAGGATAGGCTGTCGCGATCAGGTATGCCATGCCGCTACTTGATCGTCGCGTTTCCGCTGGGGTTGAAGTCGATGACGATATCCTTCCAGCGATTGTATTTTTCCGCTGGAAGCTTGTAGCCACCGCTGCGCGCCGCACACATCAGGATCGCACGCCGCGCGGCCTCATATGCCTGCTTCGCCACAGCGTCAGAAGGTCCGTTATGGTCGATCATCCGCAGCGAACCCGATTCGGGCATGCCGTCCGGCGACATCGAGAAGCGGACGGAAACCTTGGTCCGGCTCGCCTCGGTCGATAGCGAACCCCGGTTCCAGCAGGCCTCGACCGCCACGCGGAAGCCGTCCTTTTCACCTTGGCTCAGCGGCGGACCGCTGGCTGCGGCGCCACCGCCGCCCGAACCGCCGGAGCCTTCTTCCTGCTTCATCGCTTCGGCCAGGGCAGCCTTCTTTGCCGCCTCGTTCGCAGCCTTGCGCTCGGCCTCGGCCTTTTCCTTGGCCTTGGCTTCGGCGGCAGCTTTTTCTGCCGCCTTCTTCTCGGCGGCGCGTTTTTCTTCGGCGGCTCTCTTCTCGGCGGCGGCCTTTTCCTCGGCCTCCTTCTTGGCCTTGGCTTCGGCGGCACGCTTCTCGGCTGCAGCTTTTTCCGCTGCCGCCTTTTCTGCGGCTGCCTTCTCCGCCGCGGCTTTCTCGGCAGCTGCCTTCTTCTCGGCGGCGCGTTTTTCTTCGGCGGCCCTCGCGGCCTCGCGCTCGGCAGATTCCGCGGCTTCTGCCGCGGCCAGGCGGCGGGCGCGTTCCTTTGCTTCGGCAGCCTCGCGGGCAGCGGCTTCGGCCTCTTCCTGACGTTGAGCCTCGCGACGCTCTTCGCGCGCGCGCTCCTCGGCGGCGCGCTTGGCCGACTGCTCCTCACGACGCCTAGTCGCGGCCTCTTCTGCAGCCGCTTCTTCCGCGGCGCGGGCCAGAGCTATTTCGCGCAGCTTCGCCGCCTCGGCAGCCTCGCGACGGGCCTGAACTGCCTCGGCCAGACCTTCCGGACGGCCTTGAGGACGCGCGGATTCGATCGGCGCAAGTTCCGAGCGCTGCGGAACCGGCGCGGGGGCTTGCGGCTGGACTGCCTCGCGCGCGGGATTGGGACGCGAGGCATTCGCAGGCAGCGACGCCTGCTCTTCGGCCGGGTCGGGCTGGTTCGGCTGCGGCGCGATCGTCGCAACTACCACCGGGGCAGGCTGATCCTCGAAATCGGAAAGATCCGGCCGTTCCTCGGGCTGGGCGGAAGGTCGGCTGAGCTCGGCGGCATTCGCGGCAGGACCGGGCGGGCTCTGCGACTCGGGCGCCCCGAGCACGACCTCGTCAGCGGGCGGACGCGGCTGTGCGGGGATCGTCTCGGCGGTACTATCGACCGGGCCGCGACCCGCGGCAGCGGATGCAAGGGCCTGGAATTCGGCCTCGGACATGGTCGAAACTTCGGCCATGCGGATCGCCTCCAGCGGCTGCGGTCGGAACAGCGCCCCACCCACGACCGCAAAGCCGAGCAGCCCGGCGTGCGCGACACCCGAGACCCAGTAACCAATGCGGTCGGAACGATCCATCGCCCTAGCCTTCAGAGGCCTGGCCATCCATCCGGGGGCCGCCCGAATCCGTGACCAACACGATATTGTTGAAGCCTGCCGCGTTCAAAGCCCCCATGACCTCCATGATCCGGGCATAGGGGATCGATCCGTCGGCGCGCAGGTAGATCTTGTCGCTCTGCCGTTCGGCGGCAACAGCACGCAGGCGGGCGATCAGCTCATCCTCGGGCACCTCGGTCGTCATGACCAGGATCGGTCCCTCGGGCGTGACCGAGACGGAAAGCGGCTCTTCGGGTTCCGCCGGCACCGATTGCGCGGCCGTCTTGGGCAATTCAAGCGGGACACCAACGGTCAGCAGCGGGGCCGCCACCATGAAGATGATCAGCAGCACCAGCATCACGTCCACAAAGGGCGTGACGTTGATTTCCGCCATCGGCTGGGACTTGGCGCGCCCCCTGCCCCGGCGGTTGTTCTTGACGACCCCCGCCCCCATCAGTCGTCTTCCAACTGGCGCGACAGGATGGTCGAGAACTCATCCGAGAAGGATTCGTAGCCGCCCACGATCCGGTCCGAATCCGCGCTGAGCTTGTTGTAGAAGATCACCGCCGGAATGGCCGCGAGCAGGCCCAGTGCGGTCGCCACAAGGGCCTCGGCAATGCCGGGGGCCACGACGGCAAGTGACGTGTTCTGCGAGATCGCGATTTCTTCGAATGCGGTCTTGATGCCCCAGACGGTACCGAACAGCCCGATGAACGGTGCGGTCGAACCGACGGTGGCAAGGAAGGGCAATCCGCGGGTCAGGCGGTCATTCTCGCGGTTGATGGCCACGTTCATGGCACGGTCGATCCGCGCCGTGGCTCCGGCGATCAGGCCGCCATCGTCGCGGTGACTGCGCCGCCATTCGGTCATGCCCGCCGAGAAGATGCGTTCGGCGGCACCCGAAGGGCTTTCGCCGACCCTGTCGAACAGATCATCAAGCGGCTGGCCCGACCAGAAGGCCCTGTCGAAACGATCCGCCTCGCGCTTGGCTGCTCCGAAGGAGATGAACTTCTGGATGATGATTGCCCAGGCCCAGAACGAGGCAAAGACCAGCATCACCATCACGATCTGAACGGTCAGTGACGCCCGTGCAAAAAGGGCGAGCAAGGAAAAGTCGACCGTCTGGCCGGCTCCGGCGAGTTGTTCCATGAATCAGGCCTGTGCGTTTTGGCCGCTGCAGCGGCTTCTGCAGGGCGAATTACCAGAATGGTCGGGCCATACAAAGCCCGCATGCGTCAATTCTGCGTCAGGAGCAGACCGCGATCGGCCGGGGAAAGCTTTGTGCCAGCGTCTCGGGCAGTCTGACCGGCCGTCCTGCATCGTTCACGCAGACAAGCGTCACCACGGCCGAGAAAAGGGGTTTTCCTTCGCGATGGACCTTCTGGCACATGATGATCCGGGCCGAGCCCATCTCATGCAGACGGGATTCGACGATCAGGGCATCGTCAAAGCGCGCCGGAGACAGGTAGTCGGCCTCGATCCGGCGGACCACGAAAACAAGCCCGGCAGCCTTCATGGCGACCTGATCGATTCCCAGGTCGCGCAGCCATTCGCTGCGGGCGCGTTCGATGAACTTGAGGTAATTCGCGTAATAGACGATGCCGGCAAGGTCGGTATCCTCGTAATAGACGCGCACTGGAAACTGGTGCATGGCGGCTCCTTCTGGGCGGGTCATAGACGCGGCAGACGCGCCGCCAGACGCAGCGCATGCGAGGGGTCCGAGGCCGCAACGGGCAGCACGGGGTCATAGGCGGCGCGGATCAGTTCGGCCAATTCGCGCGACGGCGTGACATCCTGCGCAAATGTCAGCAGCGCGCGCATGACCATCGCTTCGGCCAGTTCGGCGGGATGAATGTCGGCAAGTCGCCCACCCATCTTGACGAAGGTCATGCAGGCGCGGATGCCGCCATCCACATCGAAACGGAAGATGCGGTACTGGTCCGCGGCCGAACCTGTCAGCCGCTGCGGCAGGTCCTCCTGCCCGGTCAGTGCCGCCAGATCCGGAAGCTCTGCAAGCTCGTCCCAATCGCGCACGAAGAAGCACATCAGGTTCGCGCCCATTTCGGGATCGGTTTCGGCGATGGGGTGGCCGGTATGGGCCAGGGCGGCCCGCGTGACGTCGCGGAAGATTTCAAGCGTCTCGTCCGAAAGCCCGAAGATCACCGGTGCGACCGGTCTGCCCCAGCGCGCGCAAAGATAGCGCCCATCCCGGGTGAACAGGGCTGCGATCTGGTCAGGGCCAAAGCCGTCCGCGGCGGTTTTCGTCATGCACCCACATCCTCGGGACTGTCTCGCGGTACGAGCCGCCGAGGGGCAGATAGCCGCCTCGGCGCATTTTGACCAGCAGTTCAGTCGACGATGGTGGCCTCGGTCGCGGCACGAAGCGCCTCTTCAGAAACGCCCTCCGCCAACTCGACGATCTTCAACCCGCCCTCGACCACGTCGAGCACGCCAAAATTGGTGATGATCCGGTTCACGACCGCTTGCCCGGTCAGCGGCAGGGTGCACGTCTTCAGCACCTTCGATTCGCCGGCCTTGTTCGTATGGTCCATGACCACGACCACGCGCTTTACGCCCGCGACGAGGTCCATCGCGCCGCCCATGCCCTTCACGAGCTTTCCGGGGATCATCCAGTTCGCCAGATCGCCGTTCTCGGCGACCTCCATCGCGCCCAGGATCGCCATCGCGATCTTGCCGCCGCGGATCATCGCAAAGCTTTCGGCACTGTCGAAGAACGCGGTCTGCGGCAGGGCGGTGACCGTCTGCTTGCCTGCGTTGATCAGGTCTGCATCCTCTTCGCCTTCAATGGGGAAGGGACCGATGCCAAGCATGCCGTTTTCCGATTGCAGCGTGACGTGGACGCCTTCGGGGATGTAGTTCGCGACCAGGGTCGGAATGCCGATCCCGAGGTTCACATACCAGCCGTCCTGCAGTTCCTGCGCCGCCCGAGCGGCCATCTGGTTCCGATCCCAAGGCATCAGACGGCCTCCTTCTTGTGGGTCGTGTCGGAGACGCGCGAACGCGTCGTGCGCTGCTCGATGCGCTTTTCATGCGCGCCCTGGATCAGGCGGTGGACATAGATGCCCGGCAGGTGGATCGCATCGGGATCAAGGCTGCCCGTCGGCACGATCTCTTCGACCTCGACGATACAGACGCGGCCGCATTTCGCCGCCGGCACGTTGAAGTTCCGCGCCGTCTTGCGGAAGACGACGTTGCCCGATTCATCGGCCTTCCAGCCCTTGACGATGGCGAGGTCGGCGACGATCCCGCGCTCGAGGATATAGGTCTCGCCGTCGAAATCCTTGTGCTCCTTGCCCTCGGCGATCACCGTGCCGACGCCGGTCTTGGTGTAGAAGCCGGGGATACCCGCGCCGCCTGCGCGCATGCGCTCGGCCAGCGTGCCTTGCGGGTTGAATTCCAGCTCAAGCTCGCCCGAGAGATACTGCCGCATGAACTCGGCGTTCTCACCGACATAGGACGAGATCATCTTCCTGATCTGGCGCGAATCCAGCAGGATGCCCAGACCAAAGCCGTCCACCCCGCAATTGTTGCTGGCGATCGTCAGATCCTTGGCCCCGGCCTTGTGGATCGCGTCGATCAGCAATTCCGGAATACCGCACAGCCCGAAGCCACCGGCCGCGATCAGCATTCCGTCCCGCAGGACACCCTCCAGCGCCTCGCTCGCGCTGCCATAAAGCTTCTTCATCAATTCCTCCGCCTCAGGTCAGAAATTTGTGGCGGGCTTGCCGGGCAGAGTCAACGCGCTGCACCGCCGCGTAAACAAGACTGCCCGGCGTCTGATCACGCCGGGCACTACAGGATCGCTACAGGATCTCTGAAAGATGAGGGGCCTATTCCTCGGCCGTCTTGGTTTTAGCGGCAGGCTTCTTGGCGGCGGACTTCTTGGCCGTTGCCTTTTTCGCGGCGGGCTTCTTTTCGGCAGTCTTGGCAGCAGCCTTCTTGGCGGGCTTCTTGCCCGATTTCGCGGCCTTTTCCGCGATCAGTTCCAGCGCACGTTCCAACGTGACCGAACCCGGTTCAAGATCGCGCGGAAGCGTCGCATTGACCTTGCCCCATTTGACATAGGGGCCATAGCGACCGTTCAGCACCTGCACTGGACCACCCTCGGGATGCTCGCCCAGTTCGGCAAGCGGTGCCGCCGGCGCAGCCCTGCCGCGCGTGGTTTTCGAGGCCAGAACCTCGACCGCGCGATTCATTCCGATGGTGAAGACCTCATCGACATCCGGCAGGTTCACATATTTCGAGGCGTGTTTCACATAGGGACCATAGCGCCCGATCCCAGCCTCGACCGGGACGCCATCCTCGGGATGCGGCCCGATCTCGCGCGGAAGCGCGAGCAGGGCCAGCGCACGTCCCAGATCAACGGAAGCGAGATCCCAGCTTTTCGGCACCGAGGCGCGCGGTGGCTTCGGCACTTCTTCCGTCGCCTCGCCGCGCTGGACATAGGGGCCGAAGCGGCCGTTCTTCAGGCTGATTTCGTCGCCATTGTCGGTGCCGAGCACAGTGTCGCCCACAACCTCGCCTTCCGGGCTGCTGATCGGCCGCGTGAAACGGCACTCGGGGTAGTTGGTGCAGCCGATGAAGGCGCCTCCCGAACGCGCGGTCTTCAGATTCAGCCGACCCTTGTGACACAGCGGGCATTCGCGTGGATCGGTTCCGTCGGCGCGCGGCGGATAGAGATGCGGGGCCAGTGCCTCGTCGATCGCCTCCAGAACCTCGCTGATGCGAAGCTCGCTCGTGCCTTCCAGTGCCGCGGTGAAATCCTTCCAGAAGCGGCGCAGCACCTCGCGATAGGCGCGCTCGCCCGAGGAGATGTCATCCAGCTCACCTTCGAGGCTCGAGGTGAAATCGTAGCTGACATAGCGGGGGAAATACTTCAGCAGGAAGATGGTAACCAGCCGGCCCTTGTCCTCGGGGATCAGGCGGTTCTGTTCCTTGCGGACATAGTCGCGGTCCTGGATCGTCGTGACGATCGAGGCATAGGTCGAAGGCCGGCCGATGCCGAGCTCTTCCATGCGCTTGACCAGTGTCGCCTCGGTGTAGCGCGGCGGCGCCTGGGTAAAGTGCTGCTCGGGATTGATCCCGCGCTTCTCAGCCTTTTCGCCTTCCTTGATCGGCGGCAGGCGGCGGCTGTCCTCGTCTTCCTCGTCGTCGCGGCCCTGGTCGTAGACCTTCAGGAAGCCGTCGAACATCATCACCTGCCCGGTCGCGCGCAGTCCGATCTGGGCGTCGTCCGAGCCGATCTCGACCGTCGTGCGCTCCATCCGGGCCGATTCCATCTGGCTGGAAATCGTGCGCTTCCAGATCAGGTCGTAAAGCGCCTTCTGGTCCTTGTCCGAAACGGGCAGCTTCTCGGGCGACACGAACATGTCGGTCGGCCGGATGCATTCATGGGCCTCCTGCGCGTTCTTGGCCTTGTTCTTGTACATGCGCGGGCTGGAGGGGAGGTATTCCTCGCCGAAGCGCTTCTTGATCGCGTCGCGGGCCGACATCACCGCCTCGGGGGCCATGTCGATGCCGTCGGTCCGCATGTATGTGATGTAACCCGCCTCATAGAGCCGCTGCGCCGCCGACATGCAGGCCCGCGCGCCGAGGCCCAGCTTGCGGCTGGCCTCCTGCTGCAGGGTCGAGGTCATGAAAGGCGGCCATGGGTTCCGGCTCGCGGGTTTCGCGGCGACGCTCATGACCTTCAGGTCGCGCGAAGCGATCGCCGAGACGGCCAGCATCGCGTCCTTTTCGGTCGCGAGGTCAAAGCGATCCAGTTTCTTGCCGCCATAAACGGTCAGGTTCGCGTCGAACTGGTCGCCGCGCGGGGTCGCGAGCTTGGCGTGCACCGACCAATATTC
This window encodes:
- the tolB gene encoding Tol-Pal system beta propeller repeat protein TolB yields the protein MLRKLFLTSALALAGLGLAAPVLAQDGPLRIEITDGVIEPMPFAISTFHDEGGAGELLSQVQSLIAADLTGTGLFREIPASAHIARPASFETPVTYEDWKAINAQALITGSVRVEGGKVIVKFRLFDVFAGQPLGDGMQFDAGTGNWRRAAHKAADQVYARLTGEGPYFDSRVAFVQESGPKDARRKRIGVMDYDGANVKFLTDDSALVLAPRFSPDGSRILYTSFASGFPTVMMLDVNSLATRPLGGEQGTMSFSPRFSPDGRWIVYSLEKNGNTDIFQMDAASGAQRPLTNAPSIETSPSFSPDGRQIVFESDRSGQPQLYIMSASGGEPKRISFGEGRYGTPVWSPRGDMIAFTRQVGGKFHIGVMRTDGSEEKMLTESFLDEGPTWAPNGRVVMFTRVTPGGDGEPRLHSVDITGRNMRPVKLNGAASDPDWGPLLP
- the tolA gene encoding cell envelope integrity protein TolA codes for the protein MDRSDRIGYWVSGVAHAGLLGFAVVGGALFRPQPLEAIRMAEVSTMSEAEFQALASAAAGRGPVDSTAETIPAQPRPPADEVVLGAPESQSPPGPAANAAELSRPSAQPEERPDLSDFEDQPAPVVVATIAPQPNQPDPAEEQASLPANASRPNPAREAVQPQAPAPVPQRSELAPIESARPQGRPEGLAEAVQARREAAEAAKLREIALARAAEEAAAEEAATRRREEQSAKRAAEERAREERREAQRQEEAEAAAREAAEAKERARRLAAAEAAESAEREAARAAEEKRAAEKKAAAEKAAAEKAAAEKAAAEKAAAEKRAAEAKAKKEAEEKAAAEKRAAEEKRAAEKKAAEKAAAEAKAKEKAEAERKAANEAAKKAALAEAMKQEEGSGGSGGGGAAASGPPLSQGEKDGFRVAVEACWNRGSLSTEASRTKVSVRFSMSPDGMPESGSLRMIDHNGPSDAVAKQAYEAARRAILMCAARSGGYKLPAEKYNRWKDIVIDFNPSGNATIK
- a CDS encoding ExbD/TolR family protein; translated protein: MGAGVVKNNRRGRGRAKSQPMAEINVTPFVDVMLVLLIIFMVAAPLLTVGVPLELPKTAAQSVPAEPEEPLSVSVTPEGPILVMTTEVPEDELIARLRAVAAERQSDKIYLRADGSIPYARIMEVMGALNAAGFNNIVLVTDSGGPRMDGQASEG
- the tolQ gene encoding protein TolQ, which translates into the protein MEQLAGAGQTVDFSLLALFARASLTVQIVMVMLVFASFWAWAIIIQKFISFGAAKREADRFDRAFWSGQPLDDLFDRVGESPSGAAERIFSAGMTEWRRSHRDDGGLIAGATARIDRAMNVAINRENDRLTRGLPFLATVGSTAPFIGLFGTVWGIKTAFEEIAISQNTSLAVVAPGIAEALVATALGLLAAIPAVIFYNKLSADSDRIVGGYESFSDEFSTILSRQLEDD
- the ybgC gene encoding tol-pal system-associated acyl-CoA thioesterase, which encodes MHQFPVRVYYEDTDLAGIVYYANYLKFIERARSEWLRDLGIDQVAMKAAGLVFVVRRIEADYLSPARFDDALIVESRLHEMGSARIIMCQKVHREGKPLFSAVVTLVCVNDAGRPVRLPETLAQSFPRPIAVCS
- a CDS encoding 3-oxoacid CoA-transferase subunit B, whose product is MPWDRNQMAARAAQELQDGWYVNLGIGIPTLVANYIPEGVHVTLQSENGMLGIGPFPIEGEEDADLINAGKQTVTALPQTAFFDSAESFAMIRGGKIAMAILGAMEVAENGDLANWMIPGKLVKGMGGAMDLVAGVKRVVVVMDHTNKAGESKVLKTCTLPLTGQAVVNRIITNFGVLDVVEGGLKIVELAEGVSEEALRAATEATIVD
- a CDS encoding CoA transferase subunit A is translated as MKKLYGSASEALEGVLRDGMLIAAGGFGLCGIPELLIDAIHKAGAKDLTIASNNCGVDGFGLGILLDSRQIRKMISSYVGENAEFMRQYLSGELELEFNPQGTLAERMRAGGAGIPGFYTKTGVGTVIAEGKEHKDFDGETYILERGIVADLAIVKGWKADESGNVVFRKTARNFNVPAAKCGRVCIVEVEEIVPTGSLDPDAIHLPGIYVHRLIQGAHEKRIEQRTTRSRVSDTTHKKEAV
- the topA gene encoding type I DNA topoisomerase gives rise to the protein MPVVVVESPAKAKTINKYLGDDYTVLASFGHVRDLPPKDGSVDPDADFAMKWEVASDSKKHVKAIKDALASDPNLILATDPDREGEAISWHLLEALSPALKKGAQVSRVTFNAITKNAVTEAMAAPRQIDQPLVDAYLARRALDYLVGFNLSPVLWRKLPGAKSAGRVQSVALRVIVDREMEIEAFKAREYWSVHAKLATPRGDQFDANLTVYGGKKLDRFDLATEKDAMLAVSAIASRDLKVMSVAAKPASRNPWPPFMTSTLQQEASRKLGLGARACMSAAQRLYEAGYITYMRTDGIDMAPEAVMSARDAIKKRFGEEYLPSSPRMYKNKAKNAQEAHECIRPTDMFVSPEKLPVSDKDQKALYDLIWKRTISSQMESARMERTTVEIGSDDAQIGLRATGQVMMFDGFLKVYDQGRDDEEDEDSRRLPPIKEGEKAEKRGINPEQHFTQAPPRYTEATLVKRMEELGIGRPSTYASIVTTIQDRDYVRKEQNRLIPEDKGRLVTIFLLKYFPRYVSYDFTSSLEGELDDISSGERAYREVLRRFWKDFTAALEGTSELRISEVLEAIDEALAPHLYPPRADGTDPRECPLCHKGRLNLKTARSGGAFIGCTNYPECRFTRPISSPEGEVVGDTVLGTDNGDEISLKNGRFGPYVQRGEATEEVPKPPRASVPKSWDLASVDLGRALALLALPREIGPHPEDGVPVEAGIGRYGPYVKHASKYVNLPDVDEVFTIGMNRAVEVLASKTTRGRAAPAAPLAELGEHPEGGPVQVLNGRYGPYVKWGKVNATLPRDLEPGSVTLERALELIAEKAAKSGKKPAKKAAAKTAEKKPAAKKATAKKSAAKKPAAKTKTAEE